One genomic segment of Besnoitia besnoiti strain Bb-Ger1 chromosome VII, whole genome shotgun sequence includes these proteins:
- a CDS encoding hypothetical protein (encoded by transcript BESB_080350), with the protein MRLRACAHAWGRCALCSRGRFSQSSVETASRFCRASASRLRPPQPLLRQALPAQAPCPSGVLPGVRRFSASSAETPLRAASLAVSSSDPVSPSLLKLSLSHAVSPSWRATLRAESCADPATRAFASPWQAHSVRRLRRERAGGRLSPADEDAVPLEAGASSSGSMRTSETASRGHAADGQHTCAGEARGQAGIGLEKDMQGVEDFWGSVQSRFDRILQTAPTCSPALDPPTTAASASSSAPSSPAPAVFSPSASVSPSTRRSAVFPTPFSDSPRETRLECILPLSASAQEGDEEALLQRLLREHGIVGSCRQRGSAATSSESPDHATHVENGGEASAWGERAEEATLLTPPQAPTSVAEAVGGSQRVPIDPNKSRAQLDEEVKAAISHFVPHAVKRKEKLRKSAPEEEEQTASHEREKPTAASQRDSFLAEGPQEHGDPGGEASRSLARVYDERDDASKDADGEREDGAARHDRVEYMGDAAFAESVLGVVSRPRVSGQLRPGSHADRPSALVAHASGVSERLDTKDSSAEEQDGEEEELTPAQRFYRDNRELLLKRAQAYYHEKQQKLARQPSEPLSQEHETNVFEDDETEAVDDEWAFFREPVVRPPKDHLWGVAWQQPAESPATGQRRAKTVELERGRMPTVEEFVTILQQEHMEDIRVVDLDACGRRDVARFAIVGTGRTPEHCRRVGRLLSRLIVELQVPFLSRAAYCHSSRDDDWVIARCAHIHLHLMTRTVRSQYRLEDLWLLPHEHFGPDTFPGYFDCSYSHPPPYLLAARDAAAASSASAARDIVAYESLMESKDYPDASVHFLVEASAPPSEESTLQQTTNGPCSTCQTTRHPSTKV; encoded by the exons ATGCGgttgcgcgcctgcgcccatGCGTGGGgtcgctgcgccctctgctCTCGTGGCAGATTTTCGCAAAGTAGCGTGGAGACAGCGTCACGTTTCTGCAGGGCTTCGGCCTCTCGACTCAGGCCTCCTCAGCCTCTCCTGCGGCAAGCGTTGCCCGCTCAAGCCCCTTGTCCTTCTGGGGTGCTTCCCGGTgtccgccgcttctctgcctcttcggcggagacgccgttacgcgccgcctcgctcgcagtTTCGTCTTCCGACCCggtctctccttctcttttaAAGCTTTCCCTATCGCAcgctgtctctccgtcgTGGAGGGCGACTCTTCGCGCAGAGTCCTGTGCAGatccggcgacgcgggcgttCGCGAGCCCGTGGCAGGCTCACAGCGTGCGGAGACTGCGCCGGGAAAGAGCTGGGGGAAGGCTCAGTCCCGCGGATGAGGACGCCGTCCCGCTTGAGGCTGGAGCTAGCTCCAGCGGCTCGATGAGGACGTCAGAGACGGCCTCGCGGGGTCATGCCGCCGACGGGCAGCACACGTGcgcaggagaggcgcgaggccaaGCCGGAATAGGACTGGAGAAAGATATGCAAGGAGTCGAGGACTTCTGGGGGTCAGTGCAGAGCAGATTCGACCGCATCCTGCAGACTGCCCCGACGTGCTCTCCAGCTCTAGACCCTCCCAcgacggcggcctcggcgtcttcgtccgcgccttcgagtccggcgccggccgtcttttcgccttctgcttccgTGTCTCCGTCTACGCGTCGCTCGGCGGTGTTCCCGACGCCGTTCTCGGACTCCCCTCGCGAGACGCGACTCGAGTGTATCCTGCCGCTGTCGGCGTCAGCacaggagggagacgaagaagcctTGCTGCAGCGGTTGCTCCGAGAGCACGGAATCGTCGGTTCTTGTCGGCAGCGAGGCTCCGCTGCGACATCCAGTGAATCGCCTGACCACGCCACACACGTGGAAAACGGAGGAGAGGCTAGCGCGTGGGGAGAAcgagcggaggaagcgacgctGTTGACGCCTCCACAAGCCCCGACTTCGGTCGCCGAGGCGGTCGGCGGCTCCCAGCGCGTCCCCATAGATCCGAAcaagagccgcgcgcagctcgacgaAGAGGTAAAAGCTGCGATCTCTCACTTCGTGCCTCATGCAGTAAAACGGAAGGAAAAGCTGCGCAAATCCGcgccagaggaagaagagcagaCGGCTTCACACGAACGTGAAAAACCGACGGCCGcctcgcagagagacagcttCCTGGCGGAAGGTCCACAGGAGCATGGCGACCCCGGAGGAGAGGCGTCTCGCTCACTGGCAAGAGTCTacgacgagcgcgacgacgctAGCAAAGACGCCgatggagagcgagaagatgGAGCCGCAAGACATGATCGTGTGGAGTACATGGGCGACGCAGCATTCGCCGAGAGCGTCCTGGGGGTGGTGAGTCGACCGCGCGTTTCGGGGCAGTTAAGGCCTGGAAGTCACGCAGACAGACCAAGCGCCCTCGTGGCTCATGCGTCTGGAGTCTCTGAACGCCTTGACACCAAAGACTCCAGCGCAGAAGagcaggacggcgaggaagaagagctgacgccggcgcagcgttTCTACCGCGACAACCGAGAGCTGCTGCTCAAGCGCGCTCAGGCGTACTATcacgagaagcagcagaaatTGGCACGACAGCCGTCAGAGCCACTTTCGCAGGAACATGAGACAAACGTATTTGAAGACGACGAAACAGAGGCAGTCGATGATGAGTGggccttcttccgcgagcCCGTCGTTCGTCCGCCTAAAGACCATCTCTGGGGCGTGGCCTGGCAGCAGCCGGCCGAGAGCCCTGCGACTGgccagagacgcgc CAAAACCGTCGAACTAGAAAGGGGTAGAATGCCCACTGTGGAAGAATTTGTTACTATTCTCCAACAG GAGCACATGGAGGACATCCGCGTCGTCGATTTAGATGCATGCGGTCGAAGAGACGTCGCCCGCTTTGCTATTGTTGGCACGGGCCGCACTCCCGAACACTGCCG AAGAGTAGGCCGCTTGCTGAGTCGCCTTATTGTCGAGCTTCAGGttcccttcctctctcgagcTGCGTACTGTCATAGTAGTCGCGACGACGACTGGGTGATAGCGCGTTGTGCGCATATTCATCTACACCTTATGACGAGGACAGTGAGGAGCCAGTACAG ACTTGAAGATCTTTGGCTTCTCCCTCATGAGCACTTCGGCCCAGACACGTTCCCGGGATATTTTGACTGTTCGTATTCACATCCGCCTCCTTatctcctcgccgctcgcgacgcagcagctgcatctTCAGCCTCAGCGGCCCGGGATATAGTGGCATACGAGAGCCTCATGGAAAGTAAAGACTATCCGGATGCTTCTGTGCATTTTCTGGTTGAAGCATCAGCCCCGCCGTCTGAAGAAAGCACCTTGCAGCAGACCACAAATGGACCCTGCTCCACGTGTCAAACGACACGCCATCCGTCGACCAAGGTGTAA